One window of the Candidatus Jettenia sp. genome contains the following:
- a CDS encoding PAS domain S-box protein, translating to MVKDSIRLKDFISFFKSIKVKLICYFILMTTLPILIVSSTAYNSGKKALNEGVIEKLTTISDLKKTQLSNWLQERIVDIGVLSTNKSLEVSFSNLLYLRKAFRSIDKMKESEIGEVYCNRLSEYLHQLKRKFIYCDEISIIDVENGEIVISTNESNVGLADGDYQYYLNVLENHSMPFKDIHYSKYTKRIGMTFFGIMKRTDPITLEETEVINGIVVIRVNMNDTIGPLIEEWPGMGETGETLLVRREGNQLVFLNNMRHLDENTALSMSIPVRSFVPESFILDPREEGIMDAFDYRGKDVLLAFRYIPHVKWGLMVKQDTSEAFKPIMELKNQVITLAVTSVLIIVIIVFILAYGITQPILQLVQGANAIGKGKLGYRISINSQDEVGVLALEFNKMAEKLEESYAGLEQKIHERTVQLKESEEKYRESINLANDAIFTLEIDSAQIIDSNKKAEELLGYSKYELSKKKIWEIIPEYDREKTKQLWVMINKRGSGMLDNVDCQHIDGRLVPTSISASVIEYGKKKTIQWICRDITERKRMELQLIQAERLAAVGELAAGVAHEVNNPLGGLQNFVKMMKKEPENISQNLEFLDLMSEGLKRIEVIVKHLMAFSRPYATHMSNHSLNEIVENSLRFVDHRIKEQNIRLDKILSPGLPEIYGDADNISQVIINIIVNALDSMSDGGNLVLETGYCDNQPLSIQVKITDTGSGIREEIINKIFNPFFTTKEMGSGLGLAISKRIVDDHNGNIMVKSKVSEGTTFYVCLPVRKATIIT from the coding sequence ATGGTCAAGGATAGTATCAGGTTAAAAGATTTTATCAGTTTTTTTAAAAGTATTAAGGTTAAGCTCATTTGCTACTTTATCCTCATGACAACACTTCCCATTCTGATTGTAAGCAGTACGGCATATAATAGCGGGAAGAAGGCTTTAAATGAGGGAGTTATTGAAAAACTTACTACTATTTCTGATTTAAAAAAGACGCAATTGAGTAACTGGCTGCAAGAGAGGATTGTTGATATTGGTGTTCTTTCAACAAACAAATCATTAGAAGTATCTTTCTCCAATCTGCTTTACTTAAGAAAGGCATTTCGTAGTATTGATAAGATGAAGGAATCAGAAATTGGTGAGGTGTATTGTAATAGACTTTCGGAATATCTCCATCAGTTGAAGAGAAAGTTTATTTATTGCGATGAAATTTCTATCATAGATGTAGAAAACGGTGAAATAGTAATATCTACTAATGAATCAAATGTTGGATTAGCAGACGGAGATTACCAATATTATCTTAATGTATTGGAAAATCACAGTATGCCTTTTAAAGATATTCATTATTCGAAATATACAAAACGTATAGGAATGACCTTCTTTGGGATTATGAAAAGAACAGATCCCATTACACTGGAGGAAACAGAGGTTATTAATGGTATTGTTGTTATCCGTGTGAACATGAACGATACTATAGGGCCATTAATAGAAGAATGGCCCGGAATGGGAGAAACGGGCGAGACATTACTAGTTCGTCGTGAAGGGAATCAATTAGTCTTCCTTAATAATATGCGGCATCTTGATGAGAATACTGCGTTGAGTATGAGCATTCCTGTGAGATCATTTGTGCCAGAATCATTTATCTTAGACCCCAGGGAAGAAGGTATTATGGATGCTTTTGATTACAGAGGGAAGGATGTCCTTTTAGCCTTTCGGTACATACCTCATGTGAAGTGGGGGTTAATGGTAAAACAAGATACTTCTGAAGCCTTTAAACCTATTATGGAATTAAAGAATCAAGTAATTACCCTTGCGGTTACCAGTGTATTAATTATTGTGATTATCGTTTTTATCCTAGCATATGGGATTACCCAGCCCATTCTTCAGTTAGTTCAAGGTGCTAATGCTATCGGGAAGGGAAAGCTTGGATACCGTATTTCCATTAACTCGCAAGATGAAGTAGGTGTGCTTGCATTGGAATTTAATAAAATGGCTGAAAAATTAGAAGAATCATATGCCGGGCTTGAACAAAAGATCCACGAAAGAACCGTGCAATTGAAAGAGTCTGAAGAAAAATACCGGGAATCTATCAATTTAGCAAATGATGCTATTTTTACCTTGGAAATTGATTCAGCCCAGATTATTGATTCAAATAAAAAGGCTGAGGAATTATTGGGATATTCAAAATATGAATTGAGCAAAAAGAAGATATGGGAAATTATCCCTGAGTATGACCGGGAAAAGACAAAACAATTGTGGGTGATGATAAACAAAAGAGGCTCTGGTATGCTTGATAACGTTGATTGTCAACACATCGATGGAAGACTTGTTCCTACCAGTATTAGTGCCAGTGTTATAGAATATGGTAAAAAAAAGACCATTCAATGGATTTGCAGGGATATTACTGAAAGAAAAAGAATGGAATTGCAATTGATTCAAGCTGAACGTTTAGCTGCTGTAGGAGAATTAGCTGCCGGCGTTGCCCATGAGGTAAATAATCCATTAGGAGGATTACAGAATTTTGTAAAAATGATGAAGAAAGAACCCGAAAATATATCACAAAATTTGGAATTTCTGGATTTGATGTCAGAAGGACTTAAGCGGATCGAGGTTATTGTAAAACATCTGATGGCATTTTCTAGACCTTACGCTACTCACATGTCTAATCATAGCTTAAATGAGATTGTTGAAAATTCCTTACGATTTGTAGATCATAGGATAAAAGAGCAAAATATACGTTTGGATAAGATTTTATCTCCCGGCCTTCCTGAAATCTATGGAGATGCAGATAATATTTCACAGGTTATTATCAATATTATTGTGAATGCATTGGATAGTATGTCAGACGGCGGCAATCTCGTACTAGAGACTGGTTATTGTGATAATCAGCCATTGAGTATACAAGTTAAGATTACTGATACAGGATCGGGAATTCGGGAAGAAATAATAAATAAAATATTTAATCCGTTTTTTACTACGAAGGAGATGGGAAGCGGATTGGGACTTGCCATTAGTAAGAGAATTGTTGATGATCATAACGGGAATATAATGGTTAAAAGTAAGGTAAGCGAAGGAACAACGTTTTATGTGTGTTTACCGGTGAGAAAAGCAACAATCATAACATGA
- a CDS encoding PQQ-binding-like beta-propeller repeat protein codes for MIEHILKLQDKLARIKSSMYLIVFIYIIVLAFFNFKSLLAETPKIPWQMFRGDIQHTGQSSYKGAPANTLKWSFKIDTRITSSPAIGLDGTAYFGSIDGRLYALNKDGTTKWAFQVGNEITASPAIGDDGTIYIGSRDKKMYAITPDGKLKWTFTTSGIILSSATVTSDIVCFGSDDNNLYVLTLDGKLKWKYTAQSNITASPAIWTDGTIYLFETSGALHALSSDGVEKWMKRIGTGVYSSYSSPSIGNDGTVYAGTDSGRLVALKPNGTIKWYVNTGKAIHCTPAIANDGTIIFGSYNGFVYAVYPDCKLRWSFKTNNWVASSPAIDAEGTVYIGSSDGKLYAINADGTLKWSFQTKDAIESSPALGSDGTVYIGSNDNHLYAIGSSTPETLSTPLFEK; via the coding sequence GTGATAGAACATATTCTAAAATTGCAAGACAAATTGGCGCGTATAAAATCCTCTATGTATTTAATTGTATTTATCTACATTATAGTTTTAGCCTTTTTTAATTTCAAATCCCTATTGGCAGAAACTCCAAAAATTCCTTGGCAGATGTTTAGGGGCGATATACAGCATACAGGACAAAGTAGTTATAAAGGAGCGCCAGCAAATACCCTAAAATGGTCATTCAAAATTGATACCCGTATTACATCTTCTCCAGCAATTGGGCTTGATGGCACTGCTTATTTTGGTTCTATTGATGGAAGATTATACGCCCTTAATAAGGATGGAACCACAAAATGGGCTTTTCAGGTGGGCAACGAAATAACAGCATCGCCTGCAATTGGTGATGACGGAACAATCTATATTGGTTCCAGAGATAAAAAAATGTATGCAATTACTCCTGATGGAAAGCTTAAATGGACATTCACAACTAGTGGTATTATCCTTTCCTCTGCAACCGTTACATCTGATATTGTTTGTTTTGGATCAGACGATAACAACCTCTACGTCCTTACACTTGATGGTAAACTAAAATGGAAATATACTGCACAAAGCAATATAACAGCCTCACCTGCAATATGGACAGACGGTACTATCTATCTCTTTGAAACAAGTGGTGCATTGCATGCGCTGTCTTCAGACGGAGTAGAAAAATGGATGAAACGGATTGGCACAGGTGTATATTCATCCTATTCTTCGCCATCAATAGGAAACGATGGAACGGTATATGCGGGAACAGATAGTGGCAGATTAGTCGCTCTCAAGCCAAATGGCACTATAAAATGGTATGTAAACACCGGAAAAGCCATCCATTGTACGCCTGCAATTGCAAACGATGGTACAATTATTTTTGGTTCTTATAACGGCTTTGTATACGCTGTCTATCCAGATTGTAAGCTCAGGTGGAGTTTTAAAACCAACAATTGGGTAGCATCCTCTCCTGCTATAGATGCAGAAGGAACGGTCTACATCGGCTCAAGTGACGGGAAACTTTATGCAATTAATGCTGATGGAACACTTAAATGGTCGTTTCAAACAAAAGATGCCATCGAATCATCTCCGGCTCTTGGATCAGATGGAACTGTCTATATCGGATCAAATGATAATCATCTGTATGCAATAGGAAGCAGCACTCCAGAAACCTTATCAACACCTCTATTTGAGAAATAG
- a CDS encoding uracil-DNA glycosylase — MYLDEIKKELASIIGMVKAKIEIEKGFGIDTVTFTNTKVNDAIHQTSPNSFTEIESTETPVVAKSIGIQAFMNTKETKIKLLEELRHEMLVCHKCPLSKTRTNLVFGVGNSMADLMFIGEAPGRDEDLQGEPFVGRAGQLLTKIIEAIDMKRSDVYIANVLKCRPPGNRNPLPEEIIICIPYLIKQIEIIQPKVLCALGAFAAQALLNTKAPVGTLRGRFHDYKGIPMMVTFHPAYLLRNPNDKAKVWDDMKKVRDFLKK, encoded by the coding sequence ATGTATCTGGATGAGATAAAAAAAGAGTTAGCTTCTATCATTGGCATGGTGAAAGCCAAGATTGAGATTGAAAAGGGATTTGGTATTGATACAGTTACCTTTACAAATACAAAAGTGAATGATGCAATACATCAAACTTCGCCAAATTCTTTTACAGAAATTGAGTCTACCGAAACCCCTGTAGTAGCAAAATCTATTGGAATACAAGCCTTTATGAATACAAAAGAAACAAAGATTAAATTACTGGAAGAGTTGCGGCATGAGATGTTGGTTTGCCACAAATGTCCTTTAAGTAAGACACGAACAAATCTTGTTTTTGGTGTTGGCAACTCTATGGCAGATCTTATGTTTATAGGTGAAGCGCCAGGTCGCGATGAAGATCTTCAAGGTGAGCCGTTTGTTGGTCGGGCAGGTCAATTACTTACGAAGATTATTGAGGCTATTGATATGAAGCGCAGTGATGTTTATATTGCCAATGTTCTGAAGTGTCGCCCGCCAGGAAACCGTAATCCCCTTCCAGAAGAAATTATTATTTGTATACCATACCTCATTAAGCAGATAGAGATAATTCAACCAAAGGTATTATGTGCTCTCGGTGCTTTTGCAGCACAAGCGTTACTGAATACAAAGGCTCCTGTTGGTACTTTAAGAGGCAGATTTCATGATTATAAGGGTATTCCTATGATGGTTACCTTTCATCCGGCTTATCTCCTAAGAAACCCGAATGATAAAGCAAAAGTTTGGGATGACATGAAGAAGGTGCGAGATTTTTTAAAAAAATGA
- a CDS encoding bifunctional oligoribonuclease/PAP phosphatase NrnA has translation MKDTKDTTIKMHTDKIHDIIKRYGRFLLTTHVRSDGDGIGAEVALYYALKNMGKSISIANDSPTPQIFRFITPDVGMYIYPQLPPEQAEVVFTLDCPTLDRLGRIREIIPKDAIIINIDHHVSNEYFGDVNWVAEDMCSTGEIIFTLLKNIAIDITQDIATALYIAVVTDTGRFTHANTTPDALRMAAFLIEHGARHTEISQYVYNTNPFNLIQLNALVLNTVRLHAENRIATIWLTKDMLEKTHVNAIDAQEFADIPISIDGVSIGVLFREMMQPNWVKVSLRSRNGFDVNAIAKKFGGGGHKYAAGCEIPGSIAEVQQIILHELEKTLLAENKL, from the coding sequence TTGAAAGATACTAAAGATACTACCATAAAGATGCATACTGACAAAATTCATGATATTATAAAACGGTACGGTCGCTTTCTTCTTACTACTCATGTTCGGTCAGATGGAGATGGTATCGGAGCTGAAGTGGCCCTCTATTACGCATTGAAAAATATGGGAAAGTCAATAAGTATTGCCAATGATTCTCCTACCCCGCAAATTTTCAGATTTATTACTCCTGATGTAGGGATGTACATCTATCCCCAACTTCCTCCAGAACAGGCAGAAGTTGTCTTTACTTTGGATTGTCCCACTCTTGATCGACTTGGGAGAATAAGGGAGATTATCCCAAAAGATGCAATAATTATAAATATAGATCATCATGTATCCAATGAATATTTTGGTGATGTAAATTGGGTAGCAGAAGATATGTGTTCTACGGGTGAGATTATCTTTACCTTGCTGAAAAATATAGCTATTGACATTACTCAGGATATTGCAACTGCACTCTATATTGCGGTTGTGACGGACACCGGACGATTTACCCATGCTAATACTACACCGGATGCATTAAGAATGGCTGCTTTTCTTATTGAACATGGGGCGAGACATACAGAAATTTCGCAATACGTTTACAATACGAACCCTTTTAATTTAATTCAATTGAATGCTTTGGTGCTTAATACAGTAAGACTTCATGCAGAGAATCGAATTGCTACCATCTGGTTGACCAAAGATATGCTGGAAAAAACACATGTTAATGCTATTGATGCACAGGAGTTTGCCGATATTCCTATATCAATCGATGGTGTTTCTATTGGTGTGTTGTTTCGTGAAATGATGCAACCTAATTGGGTTAAGGTAAGTTTGAGGAGTCGAAACGGATTTGATGTGAATGCTATTGCTAAAAAGTTTGGAGGTGGTGGTCACAAATATGCGGCAGGTTGTGAGATACCAGGGAGTATTGCGGAGGTACAGCAAATCATTCTTCATGAGCTGGAGAAGACATTGTTAGCGGAAAACAAATTATAA
- a CDS encoding bifunctional dihydroorotate dehydrogenase B NAD binding subunit/NADPH-dependent glutamate synthase — translation MFKVIEKAKIAESTFLMKIDAPKIAFKRKAGQFVMLRIDELGERIPLTIAGSDTIRGTITIIFQVVGNTTRQLSNLNAGDYILDVVGPLGHPTHIENYGTAVCIGGGLGIALVMPIAQALHEAGNRVISIISARNKDLLICEKEMQACSNEFMIATDDGSKGSKGFPTQILQELINKGTKIDIVFAVGPVPLMGAVSKLTKPYNLKTIVSLNPIMVDGTGMCGGCRVLIDNKPQFVCVDGPEFDGHQVNYDNLVQRLKTYTSNDGDPRVQNVSKDSSCWKPPEERSGTAHKVHASMHATEGHDVIDQLAEGLSGAGTGAEKTGAKKMGAIPRQKMPEQDPVNRIKNFEEVPYGYTPEMARQEALRCLQCKKPLCRDGCPVSIDIPGFIKLIAEGDFLAAARKIKETNALPAVCGRVCPQEDQCEKVCIIGKKFKPVAIGNLERFVADYERNHNAVTIPELPAKTGYKVAIVGGGPAGLACAGELIKMGHDVTIFEALHKTGGVLVYGIPEFRLPKAIVESEVEYLRKLGVKIEVNAVIGKVQTVDELLENGFDAIFVGTGAGLPMFMGIPGENMNGVYSANEYLTRVNLMKAYNSKYSTPIAMRKNVAVIGAGNVAMDAARTALRLGAENVYVVYRRSRDEMPARVDEIHHGEEEGLQFRFLTNPIKILGDEKGWVSGLECVKMELGEPDDSGRRRPIPVKGSEFVLNVECVIMAIGNGPNPLVPSTTPDLQVNKWGNIVADLETCKTNKEGVFAGGDIVTGAATVILAMGAGKKAAKAIDEYIRSKKSNTVTTCCK, via the coding sequence ATGTTTAAAGTTATAGAAAAAGCAAAGATTGCAGAATCTACTTTTTTAATGAAAATTGATGCGCCTAAAATTGCTTTTAAAAGAAAAGCAGGACAATTCGTTATGCTTCGTATAGACGAATTGGGTGAAAGAATACCTTTAACGATAGCAGGCTCAGATACTATTCGTGGAACGATTACTATTATTTTTCAAGTCGTTGGTAATACAACACGTCAGTTATCTAACTTAAATGCTGGTGATTATATTTTAGATGTTGTTGGCCCTTTAGGGCATCCCACACACATTGAAAATTATGGAACAGCCGTCTGTATTGGAGGTGGTTTAGGAATTGCCCTCGTAATGCCAATTGCTCAGGCGCTCCACGAAGCAGGTAATCGGGTAATATCGATTATTAGTGCAAGGAATAAAGACCTTTTGATTTGTGAAAAAGAGATGCAGGCATGCAGCAATGAATTTATGATTGCAACTGATGATGGTTCAAAAGGTTCAAAAGGATTTCCTACTCAAATATTACAAGAATTAATTAATAAAGGAACAAAGATTGATATCGTATTTGCAGTAGGACCTGTACCTCTTATGGGTGCGGTTAGCAAACTTACAAAACCTTATAATCTCAAAACAATTGTAAGTCTTAACCCGATTATGGTAGATGGAACAGGTATGTGCGGTGGTTGCAGGGTACTCATAGATAATAAGCCTCAGTTTGTTTGTGTAGATGGTCCAGAATTTGACGGACATCAGGTAAACTACGATAATTTAGTGCAGCGTTTAAAAACATATACCAGCAATGATGGAGATCCGCGGGTTCAAAATGTAAGTAAGGACAGCTCTTGTTGGAAGCCGCCTGAAGAGCGTTCGGGTACAGCACATAAAGTCCATGCCTCCATGCATGCTACGGAAGGGCATGATGTTATAGATCAATTGGCAGAAGGCCTTTCAGGTGCAGGAACAGGTGCTGAAAAAACTGGTGCAAAAAAAATGGGAGCTATCCCGCGACAAAAGATGCCCGAACAAGATCCAGTAAACAGGATAAAAAATTTTGAGGAGGTACCCTATGGATATACACCAGAAATGGCACGCCAAGAGGCATTACGATGTTTGCAGTGCAAAAAACCTCTTTGCCGTGACGGATGTCCGGTAAGCATAGATATCCCCGGATTCATCAAACTCATTGCAGAAGGAGATTTTTTAGCTGCGGCACGCAAGATTAAAGAAACAAATGCACTGCCAGCAGTTTGCGGACGGGTATGTCCCCAGGAGGATCAATGCGAAAAGGTTTGTATTATAGGCAAAAAGTTTAAACCCGTGGCAATTGGAAATCTGGAACGTTTTGTTGCCGATTACGAAAGAAATCATAATGCAGTAACTATACCAGAATTACCTGCAAAAACAGGTTATAAAGTGGCGATTGTAGGCGGAGGTCCTGCTGGGCTTGCCTGTGCAGGTGAGCTCATAAAGATGGGACACGATGTAACCATATTTGAAGCATTACATAAAACCGGCGGAGTTTTAGTCTATGGTATACCTGAATTCAGATTACCAAAGGCTATCGTAGAATCAGAAGTTGAATACCTCAGGAAATTAGGAGTCAAAATTGAAGTGAATGCCGTTATTGGAAAGGTACAAACGGTAGATGAATTATTAGAGAATGGCTTTGATGCTATTTTCGTCGGTACCGGTGCTGGCTTGCCTATGTTCATGGGGATCCCGGGAGAAAACATGAATGGCGTATACTCAGCGAATGAATATCTCACCCGGGTTAATTTAATGAAGGCTTACAATTCTAAATACTCAACACCAATCGCCATGCGGAAAAACGTAGCTGTAATTGGCGCAGGAAACGTCGCCATGGATGCAGCCAGAACCGCACTTCGTCTTGGTGCTGAGAATGTATATGTCGTTTATAGAAGATCGAGAGATGAAATGCCTGCGAGGGTAGATGAAATCCATCATGGTGAAGAAGAGGGATTGCAATTTAGATTCTTAACCAATCCGATAAAAATTCTCGGTGATGAAAAAGGATGGGTGAGTGGTCTTGAATGCGTGAAAATGGAACTAGGCGAACCCGATGATTCAGGCAGAAGGCGTCCTATTCCTGTAAAAGGGTCGGAATTTGTATTGAACGTTGAATGTGTAATTATGGCTATTGGTAATGGTCCAAATCCATTAGTTCCATCCACTACACCTGATTTACAAGTAAATAAATGGGGCAATATTGTAGCAGACTTAGAGACCTGTAAAACAAATAAAGAAGGTGTTTTTGCTGGTGGGGATATTGTAACAGGCGCTGCAACGGTTATTCTTGCTATGGGTGCGGGCAAGAAAGCTGCAAAGGCAATTGACGAATACATAAGGTCAAAAAAATCCAACACAGTAACAACCTGTTGTAAATAA
- the thiS gene encoding sulfur carrier protein ThiS, with protein MKITLNGELKECGEGITIEKLLDLFKIDKNRVAVELNLQVIPRKEFSTLVLNDADILEVVTFVGGG; from the coding sequence ATGAAAATTACTTTAAATGGTGAATTGAAGGAGTGTGGAGAAGGAATAACTATAGAAAAATTGCTCGATTTATTTAAGATCGACAAGAATCGTGTTGCTGTAGAATTAAACTTGCAAGTTATTCCAAGAAAAGAATTTTCCACACTAGTTCTCAATGATGCAGACATCCTGGAAGTGGTGACTTTTGTTGGGGGTGGTTAA
- a CDS encoding thiazole synthase — protein sequence MEKITEDTKLKLGRYEFTSRLFVGTGKYTSMEEMIKALEASGTEVVTVAVRRAKINESVSLLDYIDTKKYTILPNTAGCYSADEAIRVARLAREAGLSDMIKLEVLGNEKTLLPDPIETLKATITLVKEGFTVLVYTSDDPIIAKKLEDAGATSVMPAGAPIGSGQGILNKNNIRIILESAKVPIIVDAGVGTASDVTIAMELGCEGVLLNTGIALARDPMNMAKAMKLACESGRLAFLSGRIPKRLYAKASSPEKDF from the coding sequence ATCGAAAAAATAACAGAGGATACAAAACTAAAGCTTGGAAGGTATGAATTTACCTCCCGCCTCTTTGTTGGCACAGGAAAATATACTTCTATGGAAGAGATGATTAAAGCTTTAGAGGCTAGCGGAACAGAAGTTGTCACCGTTGCCGTTAGAAGAGCAAAAATTAATGAATCGGTATCCCTCCTGGATTATATTGATACAAAAAAATATACGATTTTACCAAATACAGCAGGTTGTTATTCAGCGGATGAGGCAATAAGAGTAGCCCGCCTGGCCCGAGAAGCTGGTTTATCTGACATGATCAAGTTGGAAGTGCTTGGTAACGAAAAAACACTGCTCCCCGATCCTATTGAGACTCTGAAAGCAACAATAACTTTAGTAAAGGAAGGGTTTACCGTACTTGTCTATACATCAGATGATCCTATCATTGCGAAAAAGCTAGAGGATGCTGGTGCCACGAGTGTTATGCCTGCCGGTGCGCCAATCGGATCAGGTCAAGGTATTTTAAATAAGAATAACATAAGAATTATTCTGGAATCAGCAAAAGTTCCTATTATTGTTGATGCCGGTGTTGGTACGGCATCGGATGTAACAATCGCTATGGAACTCGGTTGCGAAGGAGTTTTGCTTAATACAGGAATCGCGCTTGCAAGAGATCCTATGAACATGGCAAAGGCTATGAAATTAGCATGTGAATCGGGAAGACTTGCATTCCTCTCCGGACGCATACCTAAAAGACTTTACGCAAAAGCAAGTAGCCCTGAGAAAGATTTTTAA
- the hisF gene encoding imidazole glycerol phosphate synthase subunit HisF, which translates to MLAKRIIPCLDVKDGRVVKGTNFLNLRDAGDPVEIAALYDAEGADELTFLDITASHENRNIILDVVKKTAEQVFMPLTVGGGIRSIDDIRQLLSAGADKVSINTAAVKNPEFITKASRRFGRQCIVLAIDAKKVKDNINDIEWEVYIHGGRTQTGLDAIQWAKEAELRGAGEILLTSMDYDGTKSGFDIKLNKAISESVNIPIIASGGAGKVEHFYDVFNEGKAHAALAASIFHYREITIQEVKEYLIKRGIKIRLNR; encoded by the coding sequence ATGCTTGCGAAACGGATTATACCATGTTTAGATGTAAAAGACGGAAGAGTAGTTAAAGGAACAAATTTTTTGAATTTAAGAGATGCAGGAGATCCCGTTGAGATAGCGGCTTTGTACGATGCAGAAGGTGCCGATGAATTGACCTTCCTGGATATTACAGCATCTCATGAAAATAGGAATATCATTCTTGATGTTGTAAAAAAGACTGCAGAACAAGTATTTATGCCTCTAACTGTTGGCGGCGGTATCCGTAGTATTGATGACATCCGACAGTTGTTGAGTGCAGGGGCTGATAAAGTTTCTATAAATACCGCAGCTGTTAAAAATCCTGAATTTATTACCAAAGCATCTAGACGATTTGGCAGACAATGTATAGTGCTCGCTATTGATGCGAAAAAAGTAAAAGATAATATAAATGACATAGAATGGGAAGTTTACATACATGGCGGGCGGACACAAACAGGATTAGATGCCATTCAATGGGCAAAAGAAGCCGAGCTGAGAGGCGCCGGTGAAATACTCTTAACAAGTATGGACTACGATGGTACAAAGAGTGGATTTGATATTAAGTTAAATAAAGCCATATCAGAATCAGTAAATATTCCGATTATTGCATCTGGCGGGGCAGGCAAAGTAGAACATTTTTATGATGTCTTTAATGAAGGGAAGGCACATGCAGCTTTAGCAGCTTCTATCTTTCATTATAGAGAAATAACCATACAAGAAGTAAAAGAATATTTGATTAAGAGAGGTATTAAGATAAGACTTAATAGATAG